The following are encoded together in the Pygocentrus nattereri isolate fPygNat1 chromosome 15, fPygNat1.pri, whole genome shotgun sequence genome:
- the LOC108410695 gene encoding TSC22 domain family protein 1-like, whose amino-acid sequence MNRFLRKTENGRGGSCAVCSAAVLRGALSPRCINAARSAAPLRLGGASGPVCGLKMRCSLTCGPTELHSPGADSPPCSSVCGSSAVAIDNKIEQAMDLVKGHLMLAVREEVEVLKERIKELWERNSELRRENTLLKSLTNLQQLQTLSAQLSPPQSAPEGPQLAEWAQRAQIAEWARRVQWVQQVRIAEWTQLAGPTSPNSNSAALIHHSVTSV is encoded by the exons ATGAACAGATTTCTGAGGAAGACTGAAAATGGACGCGGCGGTTCCTGCGCGGTGTGCTCTGCGGCCGTCCTGCGGGGGGCGCTGTCCCCGCGCTGTATAAACGCAGCGCGCTCGGCAGCTCCGCTCAGACTCGGAGGAGCTTCTGGTCCTGTGTGCGGATTAAAGATGCGCTGCTCTCTGACCTGCGGACCCACTGAGCTCCACTCGCCCGGCGCCGACAGCCCGCCCTGCAGCAG TGTGTGTGGATCCAGCGCCGTGGCCATCGACAACAAAATAGAGCAGGCGATG GACCTGGTGAAGGGTCACCTGATGCTGGCAGTGAGAGAGGAGGTGGAGGTGCTGAAGGAGCGCATTAAGGAACTCTGGGAGAGAAACTCTGAGCTGCGGCGAGAGAACACTCTGCTGAAGTCCCTCACTAACCTCCAGCAGCTGCAGACGCTCTCGGCCCAACTGAGCCCCCCCCAGAGCGCCCCCGAGGGCCCACAGCTGGCAGAGTGGGCACAGCGGGCACAGATAGCAGAGTGGGCAAGGCGGGTGCAGTGGGTGCAGCAGGTACGGATAGCAGAGTGGACACAGCTGGCAGGTCCAACTTCACCGAACAGCAACAGCGCAGCCCTGATTCACCACAGCGTGACCTCCGTGTGA